In one window of Paenarthrobacter nicotinovorans DNA:
- a CDS encoding Fpg/Nei family DNA glycosylase — MPELPEVHGLCMYLDTQLHGATLTEVRINSFSALKTADPPYTALEGRTVQGVQRIGKFVCVDLGGLFFVFHLAKAGWVRYTEHPSSAGLRMGKSNISARLLFHRASDDAHIGMDLTEAGTKKSLAIYVVRDPQEVPGIATLGPEPLSPDFDEAAFAAILKSSPQQIKGLLRSQSVIAGIGNAYSDEILHAARISPFAIAKSLDQETVARLYQSLQEVLVGAVNAAAGKPSSELKDTKRSNFRVHARTGLPCPVCGETVREVSFADTSLQYCPHCQTNGKILADRRTSRFLK; from the coding sequence ATGCCGGAACTGCCCGAAGTGCACGGCCTGTGCATGTACCTGGACACCCAACTCCACGGAGCCACGCTGACTGAGGTCCGCATCAACTCCTTCTCGGCACTCAAGACCGCCGACCCGCCCTACACCGCCCTCGAAGGCAGGACAGTCCAGGGGGTGCAACGGATCGGAAAGTTCGTTTGCGTTGACCTGGGCGGACTCTTTTTCGTGTTCCACCTGGCCAAGGCGGGCTGGGTCCGCTACACGGAGCACCCGTCTTCGGCAGGGTTGCGGATGGGCAAGAGCAACATTTCGGCAAGGTTGCTGTTCCACCGCGCCAGCGACGACGCCCACATCGGAATGGACCTCACCGAAGCCGGGACGAAGAAAAGCCTGGCCATCTATGTGGTCAGGGACCCACAGGAAGTTCCAGGCATCGCAACACTCGGTCCCGAGCCGCTGAGCCCGGACTTCGATGAGGCTGCATTCGCCGCGATTCTGAAGTCCAGTCCACAGCAGATCAAAGGTCTGTTGCGCAGCCAAAGTGTCATAGCCGGAATCGGCAACGCCTACAGTGACGAGATCCTCCACGCCGCCAGGATCTCCCCTTTCGCCATAGCAAAGTCGCTGGACCAAGAGACCGTGGCGCGGCTGTATCAGTCACTGCAGGAGGTCCTGGTCGGCGCCGTCAACGCGGCAGCCGGGAAGCCATCCAGCGAACTCAAGGACACCAAGCGCAGCAACTTCCGCGTACACGCCCGGACGGGCCTGCCGTGTCCTGTGTGCGGAGAAACAGTAAGGGAGGTGTCCTTCGCGGACACCTCCCTCCAATACTGCCCCCACTGCCAGACCAACGGCAAGATCCTGGCCGACCGCCGGACCTCACGATTCCTCAAGTAG
- the valS gene encoding valine--tRNA ligase — MAESTQGTDTPATAPINVPDKPALEGLEAALTQRWLEEGTYKFNPDTTREQVYSIDTPPPTASGSLHVGHMFSFTQTDVQARYMRMTGKNVFYPMGWDDNGLPTERRVQNYYGVRCDPAIPYKADYTPPAQPAKNQRDFDVVSRQNFIELCEELAVEDEKVFENLFQTLGLSVDWDLTYRTIDDTSRAVSQRAFLANLAAGDAYMAEAPTLWDVTFRTAVAQAELEDREVAGAYYRYPFFTEDGEKIFIETTRPELLAACAALVANPDDERYQPLFGKTVKSPLFDVELEVKAHPLAKADKGSGIAMVCTFGDLTDVTWWRELQLPTRAIMGRDGRIIADTPEWITTDAGKEAYAAIAGKTAFSAKEAVVELLKAADLLDGEPKKITHPVNFFEKGDKPLEVVTSRQWYIRNGGRDEERRERLIARGQEINFHPSFMRSRYENWIAGLNGDWLVSRQRFFGVPIPVWYPLDAQGNPDYDHPILPSDEMLPVDPAADAAPGFDESQRDQANGFTGDADVLDTWATSSLTPQIVGGWSRDEELFSKVYPFDLRPQGHDIIRTWLFSSAVRADALQKSAPWKHAAISGWILDPDRKKMSKSKGNVVVPTDVLNEYGSDAVRYWAASAKLGADTAYEIAQMKIGRRLAIKLLNASKFVLNLGATENSVVTTDLAVLTNPLDRALLAQLSDVVAQSTKAFDNYDYARALQITESFFWQFTDDYVELIKDRAYGAAGESEQASVLAALATALDSLLRLFAPFLPFATEEVWGWWRTGSVHRAEWPAALEITDGDTTMLGTVGIALSGIRKAKSEAKVKQRTEVLSASITASEILVSQLKAGLGDLKAAANAQEITLQSGEGELTVSDVVLAPAEETPAS; from the coding sequence ATGGCTGAATCAACGCAGGGTACAGACACGCCCGCCACCGCCCCCATTAACGTTCCCGACAAGCCGGCCCTTGAAGGCCTTGAGGCTGCCTTGACGCAGCGCTGGCTTGAAGAGGGAACCTACAAGTTCAATCCGGACACCACCCGGGAGCAGGTCTACTCGATCGACACTCCCCCGCCGACGGCTTCAGGCTCGCTCCACGTGGGCCACATGTTCTCCTTCACCCAGACCGACGTCCAGGCCCGTTACATGCGGATGACGGGCAAGAACGTCTTCTACCCCATGGGCTGGGATGACAACGGGTTGCCGACCGAGCGCCGCGTCCAGAACTACTACGGTGTGCGCTGCGATCCCGCCATCCCTTACAAGGCGGACTACACTCCCCCGGCACAGCCGGCCAAGAACCAGCGCGATTTCGACGTCGTTTCGCGCCAGAACTTCATCGAACTGTGCGAGGAACTCGCCGTTGAGGACGAGAAGGTCTTCGAGAACCTGTTCCAGACCCTCGGCCTGTCCGTGGACTGGGACCTGACCTACCGCACCATTGACGACACCTCCCGTGCGGTGTCCCAGCGCGCCTTCCTGGCCAACCTGGCTGCGGGCGACGCCTACATGGCCGAGGCACCCACCCTGTGGGACGTGACCTTCCGTACCGCTGTGGCGCAGGCCGAGCTCGAGGACCGCGAAGTCGCCGGCGCCTACTACCGCTACCCGTTCTTCACCGAAGACGGCGAAAAGATCTTCATCGAGACCACCCGTCCGGAACTGCTGGCTGCCTGCGCCGCGTTGGTGGCCAACCCCGACGACGAGCGGTACCAGCCGCTCTTCGGCAAGACCGTGAAGTCCCCGCTCTTCGACGTGGAACTTGAGGTCAAGGCCCACCCGCTCGCCAAGGCGGACAAGGGTTCCGGCATCGCCATGGTGTGTACGTTCGGTGACCTGACCGACGTCACCTGGTGGCGCGAACTCCAGCTGCCCACACGCGCCATCATGGGCCGCGACGGCCGCATCATCGCCGACACCCCGGAATGGATCACTACCGACGCCGGCAAGGAAGCGTATGCCGCGATCGCGGGCAAGACGGCCTTCTCCGCCAAGGAAGCCGTAGTAGAACTGCTCAAGGCAGCAGACCTGCTCGATGGCGAACCGAAGAAGATCACCCACCCGGTGAACTTCTTCGAAAAGGGCGACAAGCCACTCGAAGTTGTCACCTCCCGCCAGTGGTACATCCGCAACGGTGGCCGCGATGAGGAACGCCGTGAGCGCCTGATCGCACGCGGCCAGGAAATCAACTTCCACCCGTCCTTCATGCGCTCCCGCTACGAAAACTGGATCGCCGGCCTGAACGGCGACTGGCTCGTATCGCGCCAGCGCTTCTTCGGTGTGCCCATCCCCGTCTGGTACCCGCTGGACGCGCAAGGCAACCCGGACTACGACCACCCGATCCTGCCCTCGGACGAGATGCTCCCCGTGGATCCGGCAGCCGACGCCGCACCCGGTTTCGACGAGTCGCAGCGCGACCAGGCCAACGGCTTTACCGGCGATGCGGACGTCCTGGACACCTGGGCAACGTCATCGCTGACACCGCAGATCGTGGGCGGCTGGAGCCGTGACGAGGAACTGTTCTCCAAGGTCTACCCCTTCGACCTGCGCCCCCAGGGCCACGACATCATCCGTACCTGGCTGTTCTCCTCGGCAGTGCGTGCTGACGCCCTGCAGAAGAGCGCACCGTGGAAGCACGCAGCGATCTCCGGCTGGATCCTGGATCCGGACCGGAAGAAGATGTCCAAGTCCAAGGGCAACGTCGTTGTCCCCACGGACGTGCTGAACGAGTACGGTTCGGATGCTGTGCGTTACTGGGCCGCTTCGGCAAAGCTCGGCGCCGACACGGCATACGAGATTGCCCAGATGAAGATCGGTCGCCGTCTGGCCATCAAGCTGCTGAACGCCTCCAAGTTCGTGCTGAACCTCGGGGCCACCGAGAACTCCGTGGTGACCACCGACCTCGCGGTGCTGACGAACCCCCTGGACCGTGCGCTGCTGGCGCAGCTGTCCGACGTCGTCGCGCAGTCCACCAAGGCGTTCGACAACTACGACTACGCCCGGGCGCTCCAGATCACGGAATCGTTCTTCTGGCAGTTCACGGACGACTACGTCGAACTGATCAAGGACCGCGCCTACGGGGCGGCCGGCGAGTCCGAGCAGGCTTCCGTACTGGCCGCGCTGGCAACGGCCCTGGACTCCCTGCTTCGTCTCTTCGCCCCCTTCCTGCCCTTCGCCACTGAAGAAGTGTGGGGTTGGTGGCGGACAGGGTCGGTCCACCGCGCCGAATGGCCCGCCGCCCTGGAAATCACCGACGGCGACACCACCATGCTGGGCACGGTCGGGATCGCTTTGAGCGGCATCCGCAAGGCAAAGTCCGAGGCCAAGGTCAAGCAGCGCACCGAGGTTCTCTCAGCATCCATTACAGCTTCGGAGATTCTGGTCTCGCAGCTGAAGGCGGGTCTGGGCGACTTGAAGGCGGCCGCTAACGCGCAGGAAATCACGCTGCAGTCCGGCGAAGGTGAACTGACGGTCAGCGACGTTGTCCTGGCACCTGCCGAGGAGACTCCAGCCTCTTAA